One genomic region from Argentina anserina chromosome 2, drPotAnse1.1, whole genome shotgun sequence encodes:
- the LOC126783645 gene encoding pentatricopeptide repeat-containing protein At2g22410, mitochondrial-like, translating to MNSRLHSLFYAHTYRPELLHSLSPSSANKPIWNSKTNVIITHPTLLILESCTTMLHLKQIQAHMTSTGLITHTFPVSRLLAFCALADAGDIRHADLLFTRIAKPNTYMWNTMIRGYSKAQSHAAAFSFFGRMVRERVEMDRLSFVFALKACGLKGESVHCVIRKMGFGSDLVVRNGLVHYYAESGFASVARKVFDECTVRDVVTWTTMIDGYAARGYSREAMGLFDEMLLSGVEPNEVTMIAVLSACSNKGDIGMGKRVHEYMRKKTLDCGLSLLNALLDMYVKCGCLTAAKEVFDGMKVRDVFTWTCMVNGYAKCGELDAARRFFDDMPDRNVVSWSAMIAGYAQNYQPDEAVKLFRDMRELGLAPIENSLVCVLSACGQLGCLDLGQWIHQFFANGNRIQLSVILGNALIDMYAKCGDLSSATELFNEMPEKNLVSWNTMIAGYAAHGHAKQALTLFDQMKCRDMKPDHITFVAVLSACRHGGLVSEGREHFKSMIRDYVIEPKEEHYACMIDLLGRSGLLEEAYELINKMPMKSSVSAWGALLNSCKMHGNVELAKLSAEKLIDLHPEDSGNYVLLANLCGIKRRWGDVRSVRNLMKERGVQKNPGHSLIEVQGQLHEFFAADKSHPQIEEVYRVLNEMYMFFKSEFSLRKQFDELLCI from the coding sequence ATGAATTCCCGCCTGCACTCTTTGTTCTATGCCCACACTTACAGACCTGAACTCCTCCACTCACTCTCACCATCCTCAGCCAATAAACCCATATGGAACTCCAAGACCAACGTCATCATCACCCACCCAACTCTACTTATCCTCGAGTCTTGCACCACCATGCTCCACTTGAAGCAAATCCAAGCCCACATGACCTCCACCGGCCTCATCACCCACACCTTCCCCGTCAGCAGACTCCTCGCCTTCTGTGCTCTCGCCGACGCCGGCGACATTCGCCACGCTGATCTCCTTTTCACTCGCATTGCCAAGCCCAACACTTATATGTGGAACACTATGATCAGAGGTTACTCTAAAGCCCAATCTCACGCAGCTGCATTCTCATTCTTCGGTCGAATGGTCCGCGAGCGCGTCGAAATGGACCGCCTGAGCTTTGTGTTTGCGCTCAAGGCTTGTGGGTTGAAGGGAGAGTCGGTGCATTGTGTGATTCGGAAGATGGGTTTTGGTTCTGACTTGGTGGTGCGTAATGGGTTGGTGCATTATTATGCTGAAAGTGGGTTTGCGAGTGTTGCTCGGAAGGTGTTCGATGAATGTACTGTGAGGGATGTTGTGACTTGGACGACTATGATTGATGGGTACGCGGCGCGGGGCTATTCGAGGGAGGCTATGGGGCTGTTTGATGAGATGTTGTTGAGTGGTGTTGAGCCGAATGAAGTTACTATGATCGCGGTGCTTTCGGCATGTTCGAATAAGGGGGATATTGGTATGGGGAAGAGGGTCCACGAGTATATGCGGAAGAAGACTTTGGACTGTGGGTTAAGTTTGCTTAATGCATTGTTGGATATGTATGTAAAATGTGGTTGCTTGACTGCGGCGAAAGAGGTTTTTGATGGGATGAAAGTGAGGGATGTATTTACATGGACTTGCATGGTTAATGGATATGCTAAATGCGGTGAGTTAGATGCTGCAAGACGTTTTTTTGATGACATGCCTGATAGAAATGTAGTATCCTGGAGTGCGATGATTGCTGGTTATGCTCAGAACTATCAACCTGATGAAGCAGTGAAGTTGTTTCGTGACATGAGGGAGTTGGGTCTGGCTCCAATTGAGAACAGTTTAGTATGTGTGCTCTCTGCTTGTGGTCAGTTAGGTTGCCTGGATTTGGGTCAGTGGATTCACCAGTTTTTTGCCAACGGAAATCGTATCCAACTTAGTGTGATTTTGGGGAATGCACTGATAGATATGTATGCCAAGTGTGGGGATTTATCTTCTGCAACTGAACTTTTCAATGAAATGCCAGAGAAAAATTTGGTTTCTTGGAATACTATGATTGCTGGATACGCTGCTCATGGACATGCTAAGCAAGCTCTTACTCTATTCGACCAAATGAAATGTAGGGATATGAAGCCTGACCATATAACATTTGTGGCAGTCTTGTCTGCTTGCAGACATGGCGGATTAGTTTCTGAAGGCAGAGAGCATTTCAAAAGCATGATTAGGGATTATGTAATAGAGCCCAAAGAGGAACATTATGCTTGCATGATAGATTTACTTGGAAGAAGTGGATTGCTGGAAGAAGCTTATGAATTGATAAACAAAATGCCAATGAAATCAAGCGTGTCTGCATGGGGCGCCCTTCTAAATTCTTGTAAAATGCATGGGAATGTTGAGCTAGCTAAGCTTTCTGCTGAAAAGCTAATAGACTTGCATCCAGAAGATAGTGGAAATTATGTGTTGCTGGCAAACTTATGCGGTATCAAGCGAAGATGGGGGGATGTAAGAAGTGTAAGAAACCTGATGAAAGAGAGGGGAGTGCAGAAAAATCCTGGGCATAGCTTGATAGAGGTACAAGGTCAGCTTCATGAATTCTTTGCTGCTGATAAATCACACCCTCAAATAGAAGAGGTTTATAGAGTTTTGAATGAAATGTATATGTTCTTTAAATCAGAATTTTCTCTGCGAAAACAATTTGATGAACTTTTATGCATATGA
- the LOC126784552 gene encoding sister-chromatid cohesion protein 3, with protein MHGTSVAEIVKHLITFLKKNDDDLAKTFLEALKMAYNRYMIELSRGDDESLASKHFQEFQALAAQLSGTFVGASKNKHKSDILKIVNQGVEYAFIDAPKQLSFLEGAVFHFVSKLSTPDILEINVNIQNRPENVNMDEDPSGWRPYHTFVQTLREKFAKIEGVQEEKDGTSIRRRGRPRKRCNIQGKRLFDDHDSSEEEDSISGSDHENAQDEEEQDEDDEDVPLINQIRPSSKLRSLRGSREGNKGQTQM; from the exons ATGCACGGTACAAGTGTAGCTGAGATAGTTAAGCACCTGATAACTTTCCTGAAGAAGAATGATGATGATCTTGCAAAAACTTTCTTGGAAGCACTGAAAATG GCCTACAATCGGTATATGATTGAACTATCTAGAGGTGATGATGAATCTTTAGCAAGCAAGCATTTTCAAGAGTTCCAAGCACTAGCTGCTCAGCTTTCTGGGACATTTGTAGGTGCTTCCAAAAACAAGCACAAATCAGACATTTTGAAAATCGTGAACCAGGGAGTTGAATATGCTTTTATAGATGCCCCCAAGCAGTTGTCCTTTCTGGAAGGTGCTGTGTTCCATTTTGTGTCCAAATTGTCTACACCTGATATTCTTGAGAT TAATGTCAATATTCAAAATCGACCGGAGAATGTAAATATGGATGAAGATCCTAGTGGCTGGCGTCCTTATCACACATTCGTTCAAACCTTGCGGGAAAAATTTGCAAAGATTGAAGGCGTCCAAG AAGAAAAAGATGGGACCTCTATAAGGCGCAGGGGTCGTCCACGGAAAAGGTGTAATATACAGGGAAAGAGGCTCTTTGATGATCATGACTCAAGTGAAGAAGAGGACTCAATTAGTGGATCTGACCATGAAAATGctcaagatgaagaagaacaagatgaggatgatgaagatgttCCTTTGATAAATCAAATTAGGCCATCATCCAAGTTAAGATCACTGAGAGGTTCACGAGAGGGAAACAAAGGCCAGACGCAGATGTGA
- the LOC126784673 gene encoding transcription termination factor MTERF15, mitochondrial-like — protein sequence MPQPCIARLLQIYANFVVKKPEWFGQLVYQATEMGFGPEKWSFVYALAALSLKETTWKRCQADYRRWGWSENHIMSALRQDPQCMIVSEKKLMGVMDFLVNKMGWQSETIAKYPHVFRYSLEERIIPRYLVVRVLLLKGLIKLSILSKSGKYFLDRFVNRYLSQVPQLLHVYRGKVDIQDV from the coding sequence ATGCCTCAACCGTGTATTGCCCGGTTGCTACAGATTTATGCTAATTTTGTAGTTAAAAAGCCTGAATGGTTCGGTCAACTTGTGTACCAAGCCACAGAAATGGGATTTGGCCCTGAAAAATGGAGCTTTGTATATGCTCTTGCCGCGTTATCTTTGAAAGAGACGACATGGAAACGATGCCAAGCAGATTATAGGAGGTGGGGTTGGTCTGAGAATCATATTATGTCTGCCTTGAGGCAGGATCCACAGTGTATGATTGTGTCGGAGAAGAAATTGATGGGAGTAATGGATTTCTTAGTGAACAAGATGGGGTGGCAATCAGAAACAATTGCAAAATATCCTCATGTTTTTCGTTACAGCTTGGAGGAGAGAATCATTCCGAGGTATTTAGTGGTTAGAGTTTTACTTTTGAAAGGACTGATCAAGTTGAGTATTTTATCGAAATCAGGAAAGTACTTCTTGGATAGGTTTGTGAACAGATATCTCAGCCAAGTACCTCAATTGCTACATGTGTACCGGGGAAAAGTGGATATCCAGGATGTGTGA
- the LOC126783140 gene encoding uncharacterized protein LOC126783140, protein MAVCYILSKSLRSTHPIFSSSLSQVHVGKIILGIKHFGLQNQLFCSNRPTSTSDDHTEAAIKSSRKVKPTSLVTSDSVLALFREYEFTDTQISTIRAAIPRLALADAKKTLLPKLEFLSSVGMSRFHVATTVTSKPRLLNRSLENHIVPTYTFLKSVMLSDSMAVDVWKRSSWFFVDDLSKNVLPNIGFGRELGMSHLVFAILLTGCPRILRRKPEGFRELVGKVKEMGFDPQRQRFVTAICALDFKETTWKRCEKAYRKWGWSDDHILSAFKKDPQCMIMSEEKLMGIMDFLVNKMGWQSLTIAKYPPIFRYSLDEKMIPRFSVVRVLHLRGLIKQEELSLSGVLSNSEEYFLDRFVNKYIRRVPQLLDVYRGKVKIQDVQSLRHF, encoded by the coding sequence ATGGCAGTTTGCTACATTCTTAGCAAGAGCCTTAGATCCACACACCCAATCTTTTCTTCTAGCCTTAGTCAAGTACATGTTGGCAAGATTATCCTGGGAATCAAGCATTTTGGTCTTCAAAATCAGTTGTTCTGTTCAAACAGACCGACCAGCACCTCTGATGATCACACAGAAGCCGCCATTAAATCATCCCGCAAGGTAAAGCCTACATCTCTAGTGACCTCAGACTCCGTTTTAGCCCTTTTTAGAGAGTATGAATTCACAGACACCCAGATCTCAACTATCCGCGCAGCAATCCCACGGCTTGCTTTAGCCGATGCGAAGAAAACCCTTTTGCCAAAGCTCGAGTTTTTGAGCTCGGTAGGCATGTCGAGGTTCCACGTTGCAACAACAGTGACCTCCAAACCACGTCTCTTGAATCGGAGCTTGGAAAACCACATTGTACCCACTTATACCTTCCTCAAAAGCGTAATGCTCTCTGATTCCATGGCCGTCGATGTTTGGAAGCGCAGCTCCTGGTTCTTCGTGGATGACCTTTCCAAGAATGTGTTACCAAATATTGGGTTTGGGAGAGAATTGGGCATGTCTCACTTGGTTTTTGCTATTTTGTTAACAGGGTGTCCTCGTATATTGAGGAGAAAGCCTGAAGGGTTCAGAGAACTTGTGGGTAAGGTCAAAGAAATGGGTTTTGACCCTCAAAGGCAGAGGTTTGTGACTGCTATTTGCGCATTGGATTTCAAAGAGACGACGTGGAAACGATGTGAGAAGGCTTATAGGAAATGGGGTTGGTCTGACGATCATATTCTGTCTGCCTTCAAGAAGGATCCACAGTGTATGATTATGTCCGAGGAGAAGTTAATGGGAATAATGGATTTCTTAGTGAACAAGATGGGGTGGCAGTCACTAACAATTGCGAAATATCCTCCAATTTTTCGTTACAGCTTGGATGAGAAAATGATCCCGAGGTTTTCAGTCGTTAGAGTTTTGCATTTGAGAGGACTGATCAAACAGGAGGAGTTGAGTTTGAGTGGTGTTTTATCGAACTCGGAGGAGTACTTCTTGGATCGGTTTGTGAACAAATATATCAGACGAGTACCTCAATTGTTGGATGTGTACCGTGGGAAAGTGAAGATTCAGGATGTGCAATCTTTGCGACATTTTTAA